GGTGTCAATAATATCGATGGTACCAGTGGAGAAACAATAGATCCTCCAGCAGATAAAGAATACGCTGTAGATCCTGTAGGTGTAGACAAAGTAACACCATCTGCAATGGTTCTAGTTAAATATTCACCgtcaataaaaatatccAAATTGGCTAAATGTGGTGAGCTACCCCTATGtaagaaaatatcattcattGCATGCGTCACTATGGGATCCTTAGatccatttttcattaaatgacATTGAAGCCGTGTTCTATGTAAACATTTCGCTCTTGATCTAATGactttttcaaagatttctTTATGTTCTTTAAAATCGAACGGTAAAAGGAATCCTAACGTACCTAATGAAAACGCTAGTACGGGTGGAACTTGATTATTACCAAACATGGAAACACCATGTAAGATAGTACCGTCACCACCTAATGTGACAAGAAGATCTGCTCTTGttgtaatttcttcttctgtcCCAGTATATAATACATGAGGTCGATTAGGATCATGGTTTAACGTTGTCTTGAAATCTTGTGCTATTTCATCCGCTACATCACGTTGAACTATAATATTAACTTCCGGATATGAATCATGAATATGAGTAATAAAATCTACCATGGCCTCTCTTGTGGTAGGTGTCCATGGTTTCTTAGTAATGAGAACATTTTGTAATGGCTTATGCCAAATTAAAGATTGTAATTTGGAATTGGGTGGTGTTACAAATTCAGCGGTTGAACTGGTTCGTAGATTTGACACTGGCTTAATGACAGAAAATTTGGAGTTGTTCTTTAATTCAACAAGTGGAGGACTTTCTAGGGAACTGTACTTCCTAATGGAAAATATCAGCCTACTGGTTGTCACACGGTTCCTTATaagaaacatttttttccCGTAGAAATCAACtgataaaataaatgaaaaaaagcttataaaataatatggtTCGGAATATACCGATATGATCAACCAATTCACAAAATTGGTCAAATCTATTTCACTACGTAAAGGTAGACTCTTTTTTCCAGTATTAgtctttcttcttttttttcaacatcGGAAGTTTCCAACGCGCCTCGTCTCGAAACATATTTTGGAGACTCAATATATGATAGCgccttcttcttcataaAGGTATACATTGTTGTCACAGAGGGTTAAACTAGTCTATTAACAAATGTGTGCTATTagcaaagaaaaatagACATAGAAATGTATTTGTatcattttggaaaatagtATTATATAAAGATGGTATATAAGTGTTAACACTTCAAGTTGATACCACGtcttttctcttcttctctaTATTCGAACATAACTTGAACAGCGATAAATATACAACCGCTAGCCACTATAAAGAAAACGAAACCTGAGAATGTGCTAAATATATCCTTCAATAAAGCTTTAGTACCATCTGGACCTAAACAAAATCCAAATATATTAGcaatcatcatcatccataTATTAATGACACCTCCCAAGGCACACAGGGATAGTCTAAACCACcatttatttctatatattGCGAAATATTGTGTAGCGATAATCTCAGgtaataaaaacaaaacaatcAACCACCCCCataacaataatttcaattgaatatcatGCCAAATTGCTACAAAGGAAAATAC
Above is a genomic segment from Naumovozyma dairenensis CBS 421 chromosome 6, complete genome containing:
- the POS5 gene encoding NADH kinase (similar to Saccharomyces cerevisiae POS5 (YPL188W); ancestral locus Anc_6.186), which translates into the protein MFLIRNRVTTSRLIFSIRKYSSLESPPLVELKNNSKFSVIKPVSNLRTSSTAEFVTPPNSKLQSLIWHKPLQNVLITKKPWTPTTREAMVDFITHIHDSYPEVNIIVQRDVADEIAQDFKTTLNHDPNRPHVLYTGTEEEITTRADLLVTLGGDGTILHGVSMFGNNQVPPVLAFSLGTLGFLLPFDFKEHKEIFEKVIRSRAKCLHRTRLQCHLMKNGSKDPIVTHAMNDIFLHRGSSPHLANLDIFIDGEYLTRTIADGVTLSTPTGSTAYSLSAGGSIVSPLVPSILLTPICPRSLSFRPLILPHSSHIKIRVGSKMNQNHRNNVVNLSIDGIPQQDLQIGDEIHVINEIGTIYVDGTQLPTATINNSNSQNDSKISKKIKKSGIYCVAKTENDWTRGINELLGFNSSFRFVRRNKDSE